AACTATCCACTATCAATCTTCTATTAAGTTTACAAATTCAGACAAAATAGTTGACAGTTTCTTGACAGAATTAGCAAGCTGTCGTAAACGAGATTTGTTCAAAAAAAATACAGGTGTTGGACCCCATCGCGATGATATTAGCTTCTTTCTAAATGGTGTCAATGCCCACTATGGAAGTCAAGGTCAACATCGTAGTTTAGTTCTTTCGCTGAAATTGGCCGAAATTGAACTCATGAAAGAAATGACTAGAGAATATCCCATCTTACTACTTGACGATGTCATGAGTGAACTTGACAACAATCGTCAAGTAAAATTACTGGAAACTATCTCTCAAAATATCCAGACATTTATCACCACAACTAGTCTGGATCACCTATCAAAACTACCTGATAATGTAAAAATCTTTACTGTCCATCAAGGAATAATTGAAGAACAATAAAAGCTGGCATTGCCAGCTTTTATTGTTCTCTTTACAACCTTGTCAAGTTTAGAATGATTTAACAACACCAAGTAAGATGGCACCTGCTACAAAACAAATAATCCCAATGCTCAACCAACCTATTTCTTTTTTTGTCTTTGTTTCACCTAAAAAGAGAATACCACCAATAATTGAGATAATCACACCTAATTGAGAAAAACTAAAGGCAATAGCTAAACCAGCTTTGGCAGCTGCAAGTAGCATAAAGATGTTTCCGATTCCCCACATGATTCCAACTAACGCATTTTTAATGACAACTGCTTCAAGTTGAATATGGAATTTCATAAATAGTAGCGCTCCTAAGACCATTCCGACAGCCATTGGTAAAATAACCGCTAGAGCATCAAAATGCATGATATTATTAAACAAAATAGCATACGATAAATAACCTATTGTGGAGGAAGTTAGAGCACGAAATCCTTTTCCAAAATCAGAACCTTTCTCTATAACCACTTTATGTGAATCCTGTTTACTTGTAAAATAAAAACCAATGACCAATAGCAATAAGGCAATACTTCCCAAAATAAATTGAATCGATTTCGTCCATTCTCCAAATACAATCGCTCCAATTAAACTACCAAAAACAAGCTGTGCTCCGCTAGACAAAGGATTTGCAACAGATACTCCCATGTACTGCATCGCTTGAAATTGTCCATATTGCCCCATGGACCAGAGCATACCACCAATAATACCAACTCCCCACAAAATAGGAGTCATTTCTGGCCTTACTAAAATCCAAACTACCAAAGCAAACAAGAGAGCACCTAGAGTCATTCCAAAAGTTTGCTGATTTGGTCTACCGCCAATCTTGTTACTTACAAAACCAATACTACCCCAAGCGACCATGGGGATGAGTGCATATACTATACCTTCCATTTTTCTCCTTTACAACATACTTTACAAGATTGTAAATTTTATTTACTGTCCTGTAAAGTTTTTTGATTATTTTTTTATAATGAAAAACATAGTTCTATATTGTAACATAATGACCTTATTTTGTAAAGAAAAGATGGGAGTGGGACAAAAATCGTGATTTCGTAGAAATCGATTTTGTTAATTTCGCTTTCTAATTTCTAGGCTTAAGTATTAACAGTCCACCGGACTGTTAATACCCCGCATGTTGACTAGCTTTCACAATTGAGAATTGTGAAAGGTTGGAAATGGGGCTAGCGAAGAAATGTTTGCTAGCATCTTCTAATAGAATGTTGATTTATCAACATTTTAAAAACCAGACAACTACTGCGCTAAACTGTTAAATCTACAAAAATAATGAGGTCAGGGACTTTTGTCCCTACCTCTATTATCAAAATTAGCAAATCAACGGTTGATTGTTATCTCTATTCACTCTTGAATAAGACTCCAAAGATACTTTAGAAGATAAGAGATATCCAAGCTTGAAAATGCAGAAACGAAATCTCTAATTGGATAATTTCCATTCTTTCCCGCTACCTAACTACTTATTTATTATTGTACAGAGTAGTTTGGTGCTTCGTTGGTGATTTGGACGTCATGCGGATGACTTTCTTTCAAACCAGCTCCGCTCATTTCAATAAATTGGGCATTATCATGCAATTCTTGGATATTAGCTGCACCCACATATCCCATACCAGAACGGATACCACCAAGCATTTGGAAAACAATATCAGCTGCAGCACCTTTGTATGCCACACGACCTTCAATTCCTTCTGGAACCAACTTGTTCGCTTCGTTGACAGAACCTTGGAAGTAACGGTCACTTGATCCTTTTTTCATCGCTG
Above is a window of Streptococcus sp. zg-86 DNA encoding:
- a CDS encoding GRP family sugar transporter, whose amino-acid sequence is MEGIVYALIPMVAWGSIGFVSNKIGGRPNQQTFGMTLGALLFALVVWILVRPEMTPILWGVGIIGGMLWSMGQYGQFQAMQYMGVSVANPLSSGAQLVFGSLIGAIVFGEWTKSIQFILGSIALLLLVIGFYFTSKQDSHKVVIEKGSDFGKGFRALTSSTIGYLSYAILFNNIMHFDALAVILPMAVGMVLGALLFMKFHIQLEAVVIKNALVGIMWGIGNIFMLLAAAKAGLAIAFSFSQLGVIISIIGGILFLGETKTKKEIGWLSIGIICFVAGAILLGVVKSF